A window of Borrelia sp. A-FGy1 contains these coding sequences:
- the pgsA gene encoding CDP-diacylglycerol--glycerol-3-phosphate 3-phosphatidyltransferase produces the protein MNNSGIISPNKITFFRIILSFIILFIFFLEDLWNPYFFLVLIWVLIILNEITDFVDGYIARKYGLVSDMGKVLDPYADVLQHLTYFVFFFYKGITPYYFFVIFVYREISIGFIRNLIIQFDIVQQAKFSGKLKSLFYAITTFASFFIYSLDKLKLTVLIEKYVSSALKINFNFSFIIGIIYAVSAFLIVISFVDYLMVFLDLKKYED, from the coding sequence TTGAATAATTCGGGAATAATTAGTCCAAATAAGATAACTTTTTTTCGGATTATATTGTCTTTCATTATACTATTTATATTTTTCCTTGAAGATTTATGGAATCCTTATTTCTTTTTAGTTTTGATTTGGGTTTTAATTATTTTGAATGAAATAACAGATTTTGTAGATGGTTATATTGCTAGAAAATATGGATTAGTTAGTGATATGGGAAAGGTTTTGGATCCTTATGCAGATGTATTACAACACTTAACATATTTTGTTTTTTTCTTTTATAAAGGCATTACTCCATATTATTTTTTTGTAATATTTGTATATCGTGAAATTTCTATTGGTTTTATTAGAAATTTGATTATACAATTTGATATAGTTCAACAAGCTAAGTTTTCGGGTAAATTAAAATCATTGTTTTATGCTATTACAACATTTGCTAGTTTTTTCATTTATAGTTTAGATAAATTGAAATTGACTGTACTGATTGAAAAATATGTTAGCTCTGCTTTAAAAATAAATTTTAATTTTTCTTTTATTATTGGAATAATATATGCTGTGTCTGCCTTTTTAATTGTTATATCTTTTGTTGATTATTTAATGGTATTTTTGGATCTTAAAAAATATGAAGATTAA
- the cyaB gene encoding class IV adenylate cyclase produces MLEIESKAFIPKNEIKRIFKLANKKFKFIKKELKDDVYYCNTKKIIRIRKFDTSTEIVTFKTKYLDFDIEVNKEIEFRVDNINNFVLFLEEMDFKILYKKTKKSLIYKKENLTIEINEIKNLGFFLEVEKIIKDKNELALAKTEIYEMIEDFQLKNNIEKKSYFELLSNQLKI; encoded by the coding sequence ATGTTAGAAATTGAATCTAAAGCTTTCATTCCAAAAAATGAAATTAAAAGAATTTTTAAATTAGCTAATAAAAAATTTAAATTTATTAAAAAAGAGCTCAAAGATGATGTATACTATTGCAATACCAAAAAAATAATTAGAATAAGAAAATTTGATACTTCAACAGAAATTGTAACATTTAAAACTAAATATTTAGATTTTGACATAGAAGTCAACAAAGAAATTGAATTTAGAGTAGATAATATAAATAATTTTGTACTCTTTTTAGAAGAAATGGATTTCAAAATCCTATATAAAAAAACAAAAAAAAGTCTAATTTATAAAAAAGAAAATTTGACTATAGAAATCAATGAAATTAAAAACCTTGGATTCTTTTTAGAAGTAGAAAAAATCATTAAAGATAAAAACGAGCTAGCTCTAGCCAAAACAGAAATTTATGAAATGATAGAAGATTTTCAATTAAAAAATAATATTGAAAAAAAATCATATTTTGAACTACTAAGTAATCAACTTAAAATATAA
- a CDS encoding TrkH family potassium uptake protein produces the protein MLKFKFSDRFFLFSYFILIMFFGSLLLLLPISWKGEEKLEYIDALFTSVSAVSITGLVTVKIENFSTFGFTVIMLLIQFGGLGFITITTFYLLIPKRKLKMTDARIIKQYSLSNIEYNPIKILKSILLITFLIELIGLILILVFFKIRGVKISLFEALFTVISAFCNAGFSMHSESIYAWRDVPEAIIVIAVLIICGGLGFMVYRDVSNTIRDKKKLSLHAKVVFSFSLFLIVFGAIIFFLSEIHKIKEGYSIGTLILNSVFYSISTRTAGFNYLENSVITSRTQMITLPFMFIGGAPGSTAGGIKITTFFLIILAVIKAQDGNGYIIGSYKVSIDSIRFALLFFVRAVFILCFSFFVLLAAEGGDKWKVIDLGYEVFSAFGTVGLSVGVTPELSFLGKIIIIFTMFAGRIGLFSMAIFVSRRSRFEEFTRPRQDILVG, from the coding sequence ATGTTAAAGTTTAAGTTTAGCGATAGATTTTTTCTTTTTAGTTATTTTATTCTAATTATGTTTTTTGGTTCTCTCTTATTATTATTACCTATTTCTTGGAAGGGTGAAGAAAAACTAGAATACATAGATGCTCTATTTACATCTGTATCTGCTGTTAGTATTACTGGTCTTGTTACTGTTAAAATAGAAAATTTTTCTACTTTTGGATTTACTGTTATCATGTTGTTAATTCAATTTGGGGGTCTTGGATTTATAACTATTACTACATTTTATTTGCTTATTCCTAAGCGTAAATTGAAGATGACAGATGCTAGGATAATAAAGCAATATTCTCTTTCAAATATTGAATATAATCCCATTAAAATCTTAAAAAGTATACTTCTTATAACTTTTCTAATTGAACTGATTGGACTAATATTAATATTAGTTTTTTTTAAAATTCGAGGTGTTAAGATTTCATTGTTTGAAGCTTTATTTACTGTAATTTCAGCATTTTGTAATGCAGGTTTTTCTATGCATTCTGAGAGTATTTATGCTTGGCGGGATGTACCTGAAGCAATAATTGTTATTGCTGTTTTAATTATTTGTGGGGGGCTTGGGTTTATGGTATATCGTGATGTTAGTAACACTATTAGAGATAAAAAAAAATTATCTCTTCATGCTAAAGTTGTATTTAGTTTTAGTTTATTTTTGATTGTTTTTGGAGCAATTATATTTTTTCTGTCTGAAATTCATAAAATAAAGGAAGGTTATTCAATTGGAACTCTAATATTAAATTCAGTATTTTATTCAATAAGTACAAGGACAGCAGGATTTAATTATCTTGAAAATTCTGTTATTACAAGTAGGACTCAGATGATTACTTTACCTTTTATGTTTATTGGGGGTGCTCCTGGTTCAACTGCTGGAGGAATTAAGATAACAACATTTTTTTTAATTATACTTGCGGTGATAAAAGCACAAGATGGTAATGGCTATATTATAGGCTCATATAAAGTGTCAATTGATAGTATAAGGTTTGCTCTTTTATTTTTTGTAAGAGCTGTTTTTATCCTGTGTTTTTCATTTTTTGTTCTTCTTGCTGCTGAGGGCGGAGATAAGTGGAAAGTTATTGATTTAGGGTATGAGGTTTTTTCTGCTTTTGGTACTGTTGGGCTTTCGGTAGGGGTTACTCCGGAATTGTCATTTTTAGGTAAAATAATTATAATTTTTACTATGTTTGCAGGCAGAATAGGTCTTTTTTCTATGGCAATTTTTGTATCACGGAGATCTCGTTTTGAAGAATTTACAAGACCAAGGCAAGATATTTTAGTGGGATAG
- a CDS encoding TrkA family potassium uptake protein, giving the protein MKTFVIIGLSNLGIHLLEDLSRLDCQIIIVDTSKELVEEYDVIATESFILDQFTKNALKKVIPVDTDAVIIDFDDDLGKSALVTHYCNLLGMREICVKTEDRDDAEILKTLGATKIIFPSKDAARRLTPLLVSPNLSTYNIIGYDIIVAETVIPNEYVGKTLLEADLRREKGITVIAVRNLSNSRYEFVDGDYFFLKDDKIVICGKPDSIENFTNNKDLIKDLIAASKEEEASQIEGSKKMGFLRFFDFMKNFNKDKNSN; this is encoded by the coding sequence GTGAAAACATTTGTTATTATTGGTCTTAGTAATTTAGGTATACATCTTCTTGAAGATTTAAGTAGACTTGATTGTCAAATTATTATTGTTGATACATCAAAGGAATTAGTTGAAGAATATGATGTTATTGCTACTGAGAGTTTTATTCTTGATCAATTTACTAAAAATGCGTTAAAAAAAGTAATTCCTGTGGATACGGATGCTGTTATTATTGATTTTGATGATGATCTTGGCAAGAGTGCTCTTGTTACTCATTATTGTAATCTTTTAGGCATGAGAGAGATATGTGTTAAAACTGAAGATAGAGATGATGCTGAAATATTAAAGACTCTTGGGGCTACAAAAATTATATTTCCAAGTAAGGATGCGGCAAGAAGATTAACTCCGTTGTTAGTTTCTCCCAATCTTTCGACGTATAATATTATTGGGTATGATATTATTGTTGCTGAAACTGTTATTCCTAACGAGTATGTAGGGAAGACTCTTCTTGAGGCTGATTTGAGAAGAGAAAAGGGTATTACAGTTATTGCTGTTAGGAATTTAAGTAATTCTAGGTATGAGTTTGTGGATGGTGATTATTTTTTTTTAAAGGATGATAAAATTGTGATTTGTGGGAAACCTGATAGTATTGAAAATTTTACGAATAATAAGGATTTGATTAAGGATTTAATTGCGGCTTCTAAAGAAGAGGAGGCTTCACAAATAGAAGGATCTAAAAAGATGGGTTTTTTAAGATTTTTTGATTTCATGAAAAATTTTAATAAAGATAAGAATAGCAATTAA
- a CDS encoding MinD/ParA family protein, whose product MTKIIPVASGKGGVGKTSFVANIGYKLSSLGKTVILVDLDLGGSNLHTCLGVKNTGVGVGSFINKREKNFSNLVIETPYNKLYLIPGDALYAGTANLPFSIKKKIIDSIQRDLVADFVFIDLGSGTSYNTLDFYLVAYSGIIVTVPETPSILNAYSFLKNALYRLLYLGFPSKSEEREYISNFFKEKIEGSNVKFKDLVSGIELISLSSSLKVKKMMNNFYPRVVLNRIESSEEIGMCENLINVVKNNINIPIEFIGFIPFAKSFRESVNNRIPFIDFDKNSKLNKYFEFISNNLIKSPLEGSPYIYDDIYDMIKDQSQFIRN is encoded by the coding sequence ATGACTAAGATTATTCCTGTTGCAAGCGGAAAAGGAGGTGTTGGTAAGACCTCTTTTGTTGCTAATATTGGTTATAAACTTTCAAGCTTAGGAAAAACTGTAATACTAGTTGATCTTGACCTTGGCGGTTCTAATCTACATACATGTTTAGGGGTTAAAAATACTGGTGTTGGTGTAGGGTCTTTTATTAATAAGCGTGAAAAAAATTTTTCGAATTTAGTTATTGAAACACCTTATAATAAGCTTTATTTAATTCCAGGAGATGCTCTTTATGCAGGTACAGCTAATCTTCCTTTTTCTATCAAAAAGAAAATAATTGATTCAATTCAAAGAGATCTTGTTGCAGATTTTGTTTTTATAGATTTAGGTTCAGGAACATCATATAATACCTTAGATTTTTATTTAGTGGCTTATAGTGGTATTATTGTTACTGTGCCAGAGACTCCTTCTATACTGAATGCTTATTCATTTTTAAAAAATGCACTTTATCGTCTTTTGTATTTAGGCTTTCCTTCAAAGAGTGAGGAGCGTGAATATATTAGTAATTTCTTTAAAGAAAAAATAGAAGGGTCAAATGTTAAGTTTAAGGATTTAGTTTCAGGGATTGAGCTTATATCTTTAAGTTCATCTCTTAAGGTAAAAAAAATGATGAATAATTTTTACCCTAGAGTTGTGCTTAATAGAATAGAATCTAGTGAAGAAATAGGTATGTGTGAAAATTTAATAAATGTGGTTAAGAATAATATTAATATACCAATAGAATTTATTGGATTTATTCCTTTTGCAAAGAGTTTTAGAGAATCTGTTAATAATAGAATTCCATTTATTGATTTTGATAAAAATTCAAAGCTCAATAAATATTTCGAGTTTATTTCTAATAATTTGATTAAGTCTCC